In a single window of the Pongo abelii isolate AG06213 chromosome 1, NHGRI_mPonAbe1-v2.0_pri, whole genome shotgun sequence genome:
- the IL20 gene encoding interleukin-20, giving the protein MKASSLAFSLLSAAFYLLWTPSTGLKTLNLGSCVVATNLQEIRNGFSELRGSVQAKDGNIDIRILRRTESLQDTKPANRCCLLRHLLRLYLDRVFKNYQTPDHYTLRKISSLANSFLTIKKDLRLCHAHMTCHCGEEAMKKYSQTLSHFEELEPQAAVVKALGELDILLQWMEETE; this is encoded by the exons ATGAAAGCCTCTAGTCTTGCCTTCAGCCTTCTCTCTGCTGCGTTTTATCTCCTATGGACTCCTTCCACTGGACTGAAGACACTCAATTTGGGAAGCTGTGTGGTCGCCACAAACCTTCAGGAAATACGAAATGGATTTTCTGAGTTACGGGGCAGTGTG CAAGCCAAAGATGGAAACATTGACATCAGAATCTTAAGGAGGACTGAGTCTTTGCAAGACACAAAG CCTGCGAATCGATGCTGCCTCCTGCGCCATTTGCTAAGACTCTATCTGGACAGAGTATTTAAAAACTACCAGACCCCTGACCATTATACTCTCCGGAAGATCAGCAGCCTCGCCAATTCCTTTCTTACCATCAAGAAGGACCTCCGGCTCTGT CATGCCCACATGACATGCCATTGTGGGGAGGAAGCAATGAAGAAATACAGCCAGACTCTGAGTCACTTTGAAGAG ctGGAACCTCAGGCAGCAGTTGTGAAGGCTTTGGGGGAACTAGACATTCTTCTGCAATGGATGGAGGAGACAGAATAG